A stretch of Candidatus Sphingomonas phytovorans DNA encodes these proteins:
- a CDS encoding helix-turn-helix domain-containing protein: protein MAIHIDDPRSGCPINLTIQTLGDRWSLIVIRDIMFGNRRHFRALLGASEEGIASNILADRLKKLVASGLLAITDDPSHKQKHFYSLTEPAIQLVPLMAQLGAWGRRHLPVTPDLAIRAQLLEEGGPEMWADFMDELRTEHLGTPTTGRPSVAMRLQAAYEAIRGAQAPA from the coding sequence ATGGCGATCCATATCGACGATCCACGTTCGGGCTGTCCGATCAACCTCACCATCCAGACACTGGGCGATCGGTGGAGCCTGATCGTCATCCGCGACATCATGTTCGGCAACCGCCGCCATTTCCGCGCGCTGCTGGGTGCATCGGAGGAAGGCATCGCTTCGAACATCCTGGCGGACCGGCTGAAGAAGCTGGTCGCGTCGGGCCTGCTCGCCATCACTGACGATCCGAGCCACAAGCAGAAGCATTTCTACAGCCTGACCGAGCCGGCGATCCAGCTCGTGCCGCTGATGGCGCAGCTGGGCGCCTGGGGGCGGCGGCATCTGCCCGTCACCCCCGACCTGGCGATCCGCGCGCAATTGCTGGAAGAAGGCGGGCCGGAGATGTGGGCGGATTTCATGGACGAGCTGCGCACCGAGCATCTCGGCACCCCGACGACCGGCCGCCCGAGCGTCGCGATGCGCCTTCAGGCGGCTTACGAAGCGATCAGGGGGGCTCAGGCCCCGGCCTGA
- a CDS encoding dihydrofolate reductase family protein — protein MTRVRVGAFSISVDGFGAGPDQDLEHPLGVRGQELHQWAFATKTFRTMFGQEGGSTGVDEAYAARSMEGMGAWIMGRNMFAHSRGDWSDDGWKGWWGDTPPYHCPVFVLTHYARAPVEMNGGTVFHFVTEGAEEALRLAREAAGDRDIRIGGGTATIREYLTMGAIDEVHLAISPVVLGRGEALFAGLDLPALGYAVSQQALGENATHIILTKQ, from the coding sequence ATGACCAGGGTTCGGGTTGGCGCTTTCTCGATATCGGTGGACGGCTTCGGTGCCGGCCCCGATCAGGATCTGGAACATCCGCTGGGCGTGCGCGGGCAAGAGCTGCACCAATGGGCGTTCGCGACGAAGACGTTTCGGACGATGTTCGGCCAGGAGGGTGGTTCCACCGGCGTCGACGAAGCCTATGCCGCCCGGTCGATGGAGGGCATGGGTGCCTGGATCATGGGGCGCAATATGTTCGCGCACAGTCGTGGCGACTGGTCCGACGATGGATGGAAGGGCTGGTGGGGGGACACGCCGCCTTATCATTGCCCGGTATTCGTCCTCACGCACTACGCGCGGGCGCCGGTCGAGATGAACGGCGGCACCGTCTTTCATTTCGTCACCGAGGGGGCCGAAGAGGCGCTGCGGCTTGCCCGCGAGGCGGCTGGTGATCGCGATATCCGCATCGGCGGCGGCACCGCGACGATCCGGGAATATCTGACCATGGGGGCGATCGACGAAGTGCATCTGGCGATCTCGCCCGTCGTGCTGGGCAGGGGCGAGGCGCTGTTCGCGGGGCTCGACCTGCCGGCGCTTGGCTATGCGGTGAGCCAGCAGGCGCTGGGCGAGAACGCCACGCACATCATTCTGACGAAGCAATAA
- a CDS encoding glutathione S-transferase family protein has protein sequence MTLKLYAHPLSSYCHKALVAFYENDIPFEYKMLDQSEPVASEFARLWPVKRFPLLVDGDRVVPESSVIVEYLGVHYPGPVKLIPADPDAAIEVRMMDRFFDNYVMNAQSRVVFDALREEGKRDALNVEEARAMLDTAYAWLDGWMEGREWAAGGAFSLADCAAAPALLYADWTYAIPKKYANVWAYRARLLARPSYARALDEARPYRHYFPLGAPTDRD, from the coding sequence ATGACGCTCAAACTCTACGCACACCCTTTGTCGTCCTATTGCCACAAGGCGCTGGTCGCCTTTTACGAGAACGACATTCCGTTCGAGTACAAGATGCTCGACCAAAGCGAGCCCGTGGCGAGCGAGTTCGCCCGGCTATGGCCGGTCAAGCGCTTCCCGCTGCTGGTCGATGGCGACCGGGTCGTGCCGGAATCGAGCGTGATCGTCGAATATCTCGGCGTGCATTATCCGGGGCCGGTCAAGCTGATACCGGCCGATCCCGATGCGGCGATCGAGGTTCGGATGATGGACCGGTTCTTCGACAATTATGTGATGAACGCGCAAAGCCGGGTCGTGTTCGATGCCCTGCGCGAGGAAGGCAAGCGCGACGCGCTGAATGTCGAGGAGGCCCGGGCGATGCTCGATACCGCCTATGCGTGGCTCGACGGCTGGATGGAGGGTCGCGAATGGGCCGCGGGCGGGGCGTTCAGCCTGGCTGACTGCGCGGCGGCACCGGCGCTGCTCTATGCCGACTGGACTTACGCGATCCCCAAAAAATACGCCAATGTCTGGGCGTATCGGGCGCGGCTGCTGGCACGGCCTTCCTATGCGCGGGCACTGGATGAGGCGCGGCCGTATCGCCATTATTTCCCGCTGGGCGCGCCGACCGACCGCGACTGA
- a CDS encoding EAL domain-containing protein: MLVAFHPFRALTSTAGAFRDDLAPVSETPDAHLNALRIQVDQLAATWPFALVALIAAPALLWYGAFSVDRLDLLSGIELRGSIGVGLGIFALALLKIPALAEASPHAHVRAMTLIGAAIAVLLFSLLGISAKFPASTVQLAGFVAIFATIVVLVVVLHPMRAATIGFAAALVGTITLQTGFGMASGVAFAFLLCLSIATYRLARLDRSAAGNRGAAEVRGRMAARLVHEFESHTTGWFWQTDSHGRLVYLSDKVAQELNTSDTQAIGEMLTALFRMDSASPETERTLAFHLSSRTAFSNYSVRPASTGKLERWWSISGRPTVDDLGRFQGFVGSGSDLTERRRADAEITRLALFDSLTGLANRQRMRLSLDQMLNQPSGTYRATSLLLLDLDRFKAVNDTMGHQSGDALLKQVGQRLQRAVGEAGLVGRLGGDEFQVVLPSEANRERLADLGRSIIAALSQPYFIDGSSVTIGCSIGIAIAPEHGRDAETLIRNADLALYAAKADGRGIHRFFREELLVGAQSRKQLEDDLRHALAQDQFHVAYQPVVSTKTERIVGYEALIRWDHPTRGAISPAEFVPVAEDCGLIEAIGAWVLRTACTEAATWPRDIRVAVNVSPIQFANPALPAVVTSALARSGISPDRLELEITEGVFLDETASSETMFKMLKGIGVRLALDDFGTGYSSLGYLKKAPFDKIKIDQSFVRGATIAGNRNAAIIGAIVTLADTLGMETTAEGVEGQDEIALIRELGCSHIQGYVYGKPARAAEVVRQLAAAGGMATASGYRVSRAPRHSMIRNARITAGDVAGDIRIRNMSSTGAMIDGIDVDPDAIGLEIMIELLEEQMFPATIRWATDGKAGLEFAQHFNLERLNPQTASAQIPPARRSA; the protein is encoded by the coding sequence ATGCTTGTCGCCTTCCACCCCTTCCGCGCCCTGACCTCCACCGCCGGCGCGTTCCGGGATGATCTCGCCCCCGTGTCGGAAACGCCCGACGCGCACCTGAATGCCCTGCGCATTCAGGTCGATCAGCTCGCCGCCACCTGGCCTTTCGCGCTGGTGGCGCTGATCGCCGCACCGGCATTGCTCTGGTACGGTGCGTTCAGTGTCGATCGTCTTGACCTGCTGTCGGGCATCGAACTGCGCGGCTCGATCGGTGTCGGGCTCGGCATCTTCGCCCTGGCGCTGCTCAAAATCCCCGCTCTCGCCGAGGCCTCGCCGCACGCGCATGTCCGCGCGATGACGCTGATCGGCGCCGCCATCGCCGTCCTGCTCTTCTCGCTATTGGGCATCAGCGCGAAATTCCCCGCGAGCACTGTCCAGCTTGCCGGATTCGTCGCGATCTTCGCGACGATCGTCGTGCTTGTCGTGGTGCTTCATCCCATGCGGGCTGCGACGATCGGCTTTGCCGCGGCGCTGGTCGGGACGATCACGCTGCAGACCGGCTTCGGCATGGCCAGCGGCGTCGCCTTTGCCTTCCTGCTATGCCTGTCGATCGCCACCTACCGCCTCGCTCGTCTCGACCGCTCGGCCGCCGGAAACCGCGGCGCGGCCGAGGTCCGCGGCAGGATGGCGGCGCGCCTGGTCCATGAATTCGAAAGCCACACGACCGGCTGGTTCTGGCAGACCGACAGCCATGGCCGGCTGGTCTATCTTTCCGACAAGGTCGCGCAGGAACTGAACACCAGCGATACCCAGGCGATCGGGGAGATGCTGACCGCATTGTTCCGCATGGACAGCGCCTCGCCCGAGACCGAGCGAACCCTTGCCTTCCACCTATCCTCGCGCACGGCTTTTTCCAACTATTCGGTCCGTCCCGCCAGCACCGGCAAGCTGGAACGCTGGTGGTCGATCTCTGGCAGGCCCACGGTCGACGATCTCGGGCGTTTCCAGGGCTTTGTCGGCAGCGGCAGCGACCTGACCGAACGCCGTCGCGCCGATGCGGAAATCACGCGTCTCGCGCTGTTCGACAGCCTGACCGGCCTGGCTAACCGCCAGCGCATGCGGCTGTCGCTCGACCAGATGCTCAACCAGCCGTCGGGCACCTATCGCGCGACCTCGCTGCTGCTGCTCGATCTCGACCGGTTCAAGGCGGTCAACGACACGATGGGCCATCAGTCGGGGGACGCGCTGCTCAAGCAAGTCGGCCAGCGGCTTCAGCGCGCGGTCGGCGAGGCCGGCCTGGTCGGGCGGCTCGGCGGCGACGAGTTCCAGGTCGTGCTGCCGAGCGAGGCCAATCGCGAGCGCCTGGCCGATCTCGGCCGCTCGATCATCGCCGCGCTTTCCCAGCCCTATTTCATCGACGGTTCCTCGGTCACGATCGGCTGCTCGATCGGCATCGCCATCGCGCCGGAGCATGGCCGCGACGCCGAGACGCTGATCCGCAACGCCGACCTCGCGCTCTATGCCGCCAAGGCCGATGGCCGCGGCATCCACCGCTTCTTCCGCGAGGAACTGCTGGTCGGCGCGCAGAGCCGCAAGCAGCTCGAGGACGATCTCCGCCACGCGCTCGCGCAGGACCAGTTCCATGTCGCCTATCAGCCGGTGGTCAGCACGAAGACCGAGCGGATCGTCGGCTATGAGGCGCTGATCCGCTGGGATCACCCGACCCGTGGCGCCATCTCCCCTGCCGAGTTCGTGCCGGTCGCCGAGGATTGCGGGCTGATCGAGGCGATCGGCGCATGGGTGCTGCGGACTGCCTGCACCGAGGCGGCGACCTGGCCAAGGGACATCCGAGTCGCGGTCAACGTCTCGCCGATCCAGTTCGCCAATCCAGCGCTGCCCGCTGTGGTGACGAGCGCGCTTGCCAGATCGGGCATCTCGCCGGACCGGCTCGAACTGGAGATCACCGAAGGCGTGTTCCTCGACGAAACCGCCTCGTCCGAGACAATGTTCAAGATGCTGAAGGGCATCGGCGTGCGGCTCGCGCTCGACGATTTCGGCACGGGCTATTCGTCGCTCGGCTATCTGAAGAAGGCGCCGTTCGACAAGATCAAGATCGACCAGAGCTTCGTGCGCGGCGCCACCATCGCGGGCAACCGCAACGCCGCGATCATCGGGGCGATCGTCACGCTGGCCGATACGCTGGGCATGGAAACGACCGCCGAGGGCGTTGAAGGCCAGGACGAGATCGCGCTGATCCGCGAACTCGGCTGCAGCCATATCCAGGGCTATGTCTACGGCAAACCCGCGCGCGCCGCCGAAGTGGTAAGGCAGCTCGCGGCAGCCGGCGGCATGGCGACCGCGTCGGGCTACCGCGTCAGCCGCGCGCCGCGCCACTCGATGATCCGCAATGCGCGGATCACGGCGGGCGACGTCGCCGGCGATATCCGCATCCGCAACATGTCCTCGACCGGCGCGATGATCGACGGTATCGATGTCGACCCCGACGCGATCGGGCTCGAGATCATGATCGAGCTGCTTGAGGAGCAGATGTTCCCCGCCACGATCCGCTGGGCTACGGACGGCAAGGCCGGGCTTGAATTCGCGCAGCATTTCAACCTTGAGCGGCTGAATCCGCAGACCGCATCGGCACAGATTCCCCCGGCGCGCCGATCGGCCTGA
- a CDS encoding fumarate hydratase: protein MTTIIREADLIESVADALQFISYYHPMDYIRALGVAYEAERSPAAKDAIAQILTNSRMCAEGHRPICQDTGIVTVFVKWGQDCRLESDRSLQEVIDEGVRRAYLHPENKLRASILADPAFTRRNTKDNTPSVLHVEMVPGSKVSVDVAAKGGGSENKSKFKMMNPSDSILDWVLEMIPQMGAGWCPPGMLGIGIGGTAEKAMLLAKESLMGSIDMAQLKQRGPRNDIETLRIQVFDAVNALGIGAQGLGGLSTILDVKIFDWPTHAASKPVAMIPNCAATRHAHFTLDGSGPVYLEAPKLDEWPDVDWKPDQAAIRVDLDTLTPEVVQSWKHGDRLLLNGKMLTGRDAAHKRIKDMLDAGEELPVEFKGRVIYYVGPVDPVGEEVVGPAGPTTATRMDKFTRMMLEQGLLAMVGKAERGPAATEAIRDHRSAYMMAVGGAAYLVARAIKGSKVVGFEDLGMEAIYEFEVSDFPVTVAVDSEGQNVHQLAPLVWREKIAREKLLEGV from the coding sequence ATGACCACCATCATCCGCGAAGCCGACCTGATCGAGAGCGTGGCCGACGCACTGCAGTTCATCAGCTATTACCATCCGATGGATTATATCCGCGCCCTGGGCGTCGCCTATGAGGCCGAGCGGAGCCCGGCGGCCAAGGACGCCATCGCGCAGATCCTGACCAACAGCCGCATGTGCGCCGAGGGCCATCGGCCGATCTGCCAGGATACCGGCATCGTCACCGTGTTCGTGAAATGGGGCCAGGATTGCCGGCTGGAGAGCGACCGTTCCTTGCAGGAAGTGATCGATGAGGGCGTGCGCCGCGCCTATCTTCATCCGGAGAACAAGCTGCGCGCCTCGATCCTGGCCGATCCGGCTTTCACTCGCCGCAACACGAAGGACAACACGCCGAGCGTGCTTCACGTCGAGATGGTGCCGGGGTCGAAAGTCTCGGTGGATGTCGCGGCGAAGGGCGGCGGGTCCGAGAACAAGTCCAAGTTCAAGATGATGAACCCGAGCGATTCGATCCTCGACTGGGTCCTTGAGATGATCCCGCAAATGGGCGCCGGCTGGTGCCCGCCGGGCATGCTCGGCATCGGGATCGGCGGAACGGCCGAGAAGGCGATGCTGCTCGCCAAGGAAAGCCTGATGGGCTCGATCGACATGGCGCAGCTCAAGCAGCGCGGTCCGCGCAACGATATCGAGACGCTGCGCATCCAGGTCTTCGACGCGGTCAACGCGCTCGGCATCGGCGCGCAGGGGCTTGGCGGTCTTTCGACCATCCTCGACGTGAAGATTTTCGACTGGCCGACTCATGCAGCATCCAAGCCGGTGGCGATGATCCCGAACTGCGCGGCGACCCGTCACGCGCATTTCACGCTTGATGGATCGGGTCCGGTCTATCTGGAAGCGCCGAAGCTGGACGAGTGGCCCGATGTCGACTGGAAGCCCGACCAGGCGGCGATCCGGGTCGATCTCGACACGCTCACGCCCGAGGTGGTGCAGAGTTGGAAGCATGGCGACCGGCTGCTGCTCAACGGCAAGATGCTCACCGGGCGCGATGCGGCGCACAAGCGGATCAAGGATATGCTCGACGCTGGCGAGGAGCTGCCAGTCGAGTTCAAGGGCCGCGTGATCTATTATGTCGGTCCGGTCGATCCGGTCGGGGAAGAGGTGGTGGGGCCAGCAGGCCCCACGACCGCGACGCGGATGGACAAGTTCACCCGCATGATGCTTGAACAGGGGCTGCTGGCGATGGTCGGCAAGGCAGAGCGCGGTCCCGCGGCGACCGAGGCGATCCGTGATCACAGATCGGCCTATATGATGGCGGTTGGCGGCGCGGCCTATCTCGTCGCGCGGGCGATCAAGGGATCGAAGGTCGTCGGGTTCGAGGATCTCGGCATGGAGGCGATCTACGAATTCGAGGTCAGCGATTTCCCGGTGACGGTGGCGGTCGACAGCGAGGGGCAGAATGTCCACCAGCTCGCACCGCTCGTCTGGCGCGAGAAGATCGCGCGGGAGAAGTTGCTGGAAGGCGTCTGA
- a CDS encoding DUF559 domain-containing protein, whose amino-acid sequence MHGPAHRPYLAACARRDRQEAEGCAGRSDRETREGRDRRRFRRQHPVGRFVLDFYCPAVQLVIEVDGEAHSRGDQPARDEARDIWCAERGLRVLRIPATLVMNDLDTVARGILAVCHEQLSRLPLHHSPEEANGPPPRAKHGEE is encoded by the coding sequence ATCCATGGCCCGGCGCATCGTCCTTACCTCGCCGCTTGCGCCCGACGCGATCGCCAGGAAGCTGAAGGATGTGCTGGGCGATCGGACCGCGAAACCCGTGAGGGGCGTGACAGGCGCAGGTTTCGGCGCCAGCATCCGGTCGGGCGCTTCGTGCTGGATTTCTATTGCCCGGCAGTTCAGCTTGTCATTGAGGTCGATGGTGAGGCGCATAGTCGAGGCGATCAGCCGGCGCGCGACGAGGCCCGGGACATATGGTGCGCCGAACGGGGTCTCCGTGTCCTGCGCATCCCCGCAACCTTGGTGATGAACGACCTGGACACCGTCGCTCGCGGGATCCTGGCGGTTTGCCACGAACAACTGTCGCGCCTTCCCCTCCACCATTCGCCGGAAGAGGCGAATGGTCCCCCTCCCCGTGCAAAGCATGGGGAGGAATAG
- a CDS encoding DMT family transporter — MITSPIWLPATIVAGAVQAWRTAVQKRVSYSMSVNAAGLVRYLYGLPFAMLLVAGYEGFFASGGFPALGRYFLLFCAAGGLAQIVATNLLIMAFSYRNFVVGTAYSKTEAVQGAILSFLLLGERLSPLSWAGIGCGVLGVMVLSTGGKRMGPMDFLRALGQPAALCGIASGFFFALTAIGIRRATQEVGTPDPIRAALIVLATTICLQVAMQGCYLFLRERDQVRAVFANWRVAGQVGLLSSIGSACWFTGFATAPVALVRIVGQVEVAFTFAFSRFYLGERMMRSEGLGLILVVTGVILALAGTR; from the coding sequence GTGATCACTTCTCCTATCTGGTTGCCCGCGACGATCGTCGCGGGCGCGGTGCAGGCGTGGCGCACGGCGGTGCAGAAACGCGTAAGCTACAGCATGTCTGTCAACGCCGCAGGCCTGGTGCGCTATCTCTATGGCCTGCCTTTCGCGATGCTGCTGGTTGCAGGCTATGAGGGGTTCTTCGCATCGGGCGGTTTCCCCGCGCTCGGCAGGTACTTTCTGCTGTTCTGCGCCGCGGGCGGGCTGGCGCAGATCGTCGCGACGAACCTGCTGATCATGGCTTTTTCCTATCGCAACTTCGTGGTCGGCACTGCCTATTCGAAGACCGAGGCGGTGCAGGGCGCGATCCTGTCCTTCCTGCTGCTCGGCGAGCGGCTGAGCCCGCTGAGCTGGGCCGGCATCGGCTGCGGTGTCCTTGGCGTGATGGTGCTGTCGACCGGCGGCAAGCGCATGGGGCCGATGGATTTCCTCCGCGCGCTGGGCCAGCCGGCCGCGCTTTGCGGAATCGCCTCCGGTTTCTTCTTCGCGCTGACCGCGATCGGAATCCGCCGGGCGACTCAGGAAGTGGGTACGCCCGATCCTATCCGGGCCGCGCTGATCGTGCTGGCGACGACGATATGCCTGCAGGTGGCGATGCAGGGCTGCTACCTGTTCCTGCGCGAGCGTGACCAGGTGCGCGCGGTGTTTGCCAACTGGCGGGTTGCTGGTCAGGTCGGGCTGCTCTCCTCGATCGGATCGGCCTGCTGGTTCACCGGCTTCGCCACGGCACCGGTGGCGCTCGTACGGATCGTCGGGCAGGTCGAGGTCGCTTTCACCTTCGCCTTCTCGCGTTTCTATCTCGGCGAGCGCATGATGCGCAGCGAGGGGCTTGGCCTGATCCTGGTGGTGACGGGGGTGATCCTCGCGCTGGCCGGAACGCGTTAG